The following coding sequences are from one Carcharodon carcharias isolate sCarCar2 chromosome 13, sCarCar2.pri, whole genome shotgun sequence window:
- the LOC121286029 gene encoding hydroxycarboxylic acid receptor 1-like, whose amino-acid sequence MDNGNQPCVFEKDVNSSYNPPIIIITCIPGFIGNAIALWIFSFHVKCWKPNTVYSLNLAIADTLLISCLPFRADYFLREKNWIFGDVPCRLKVFLISLNRVGSIMFLTVMAIDRYFKVVQPHHRVNKIHANSAVKLAGILWILAITACSHLLAESHIFQHNNLTYCEPFDMSQSLIPTAIWTYVLFILFKFAFPASVILFSTTSIIWKLKRMESESRGKYKRAVKLVIAVAAVFVLCFLPTNIAVIAVLITKLRVAEDCKSYETAVHVFYNTLFMTYLNALLDPVIYYFSSSTFKASLMKALAPLNLNCFGSASRRSTQQREHKSEIVVGQIPERYRTVMPVINPNLTLH is encoded by the coding sequence ATGGACAACGGGAACCAGCCGTGTGTTTTTGAGAAAGATGTTAATTCATCCTACAATCCACCCATAATTATTATAACTTGCATCCCCGGATTCATTGGAAATGCGATTGCTTTATGGATCTTCAGTTTTCATGTTAAATGCTGGAAACCTAACACAGTTTATTCACTGAATCTGGCGATTGCAGACACCCTGTTAATCAGCTGTTTACCATTTCGAGCAGATTACTTTTTACGGGAGAAGAACTGGATCTTTGGTGATGTTCCTTGTCGCCTGAAGGTTTTTTTGATCTCCTTAAACCGGGTTGGGAGCATCATGTTTCTGACAGTTATGGCGATTGATCGCTATTTTAAAGTGGTCCAGCCTCACCACCGAGTGAACAAGATACATGCAAACAGTGCAGTGAAGTTAGCAGGCATCTTGTGGATTCTGGCAATAACAGCTTGTTCTCACCTTTTAGCAGAGTCTCACATCTTCCAGCACAACAATCTGACATACTGTGAGccctttgacatgtcccagtctCTAATTCCTACAGCAATTTGGACCTATGTTCTTTTTATCCTTTTCAAGTTTGCTTTTCCAGCTTCAGTTATCCTGTTCTCCACGACGAGTATCATCTGGAAGTTAAAGCGGATGGAAAGTGAATCGAGGGGTAAATATAAGCGAGCGGTAAAGCTTGTGATAGCTGTGGCAGCAGTTTTTGTACTTTGTTTCTTGCCCACAAACATTGCTGTAATCGCTGTTTTAATTACAAAGCTAAGAGTCGCTGAAGACTGCAAGTCATATGAAACAGCTGTTCATGTATTTTATAATACACTGTTTATGACATATCTGAACGCTCTGCTGGATCCGGTTATTTACTACTTTTCAAGCTCGACATTTAAAGCTTCTTTGATGAAAGCACTTGCACCTCTTAATTTAAACTGTTTCGGATCGGCAAGTCGTCGTTCGACGCAACAAAGAGAACACAAGAGCGAAATAGTTGTGGGTCAAATTCCAGAAAGATACCGGACCGTAATGCCTGTGATCAATCCCAATCTGACATTACATTGA